A part of Aquipuribacter sp. SD81 genomic DNA contains:
- a CDS encoding glycosyltransferase family protein: protein MSSGASRDSRPRRSVGRALRRRALEVRRLLWHVRRDPSRLRSLPAGVVRAVRPSATPRPVVAAGRDAPSVARGPSLPELPEAPERSARPRDVRVATLLDEFSQTAFAPEWHGVPVTPQSWQQVLDEGVDLLFAESAWRGNGGAWNYAMTGTNAPSAPLREMVAAFRAKGVPTVFWNKEDPPNYERFVDTARLFDHVLTVDEDCVPRYREDLGHDRVSVMQFAAQLAVHNPANGGARHRYDVAFAGTWFAEKHEDRRRQLEMLLGAAKAARADLDIYSRMQGEDQRYWFPPRWQKHVRGSLPYRSMLSAYRAYKVFLNVNSVTGSRTMCARRVFELTSCGTAVLSTPSAGIEATFGDLIATADDADSARDLLRLLLASPEYRERAVHKAMRFVHRHHTYSHRAEQVLDLVGVPTTPAPEGVTVVIPTMRPQNLEQILRLMGAQTYRPLEVVVVAHGFEVDDERLEQLRELSGLDVRVVPVSADRTLGHCMSVGLSAVRMPFFAKVDDDNYYGPEYLADLMTAFEYTDAAVVGKLAHYVHLRSDQANMLRFAAREHRFVDLVQGGTIVGRTDVSREVGFSDIPRAVDTDFLTRLRDAGHLVYSADRYNFLSYRSSDASEHTWTIGDRQILARSSQVLFYGDGELHVTV, encoded by the coding sequence ATGAGCAGTGGCGCGAGCCGCGACAGCCGACCCCGCCGGTCCGTGGGCCGGGCGCTGCGACGCCGGGCTCTGGAGGTGCGGCGGCTGCTGTGGCACGTCCGCCGCGACCCGTCGCGGCTGCGCTCGCTGCCCGCCGGCGTCGTGCGGGCCGTGCGCCCGTCCGCCACGCCCCGCCCGGTGGTCGCCGCGGGCCGCGACGCGCCGTCGGTGGCGCGCGGTCCGTCGCTGCCGGAGCTGCCCGAGGCGCCGGAGCGCTCGGCCCGCCCGCGCGACGTGCGGGTGGCGACGCTGCTCGACGAGTTCTCGCAGACGGCGTTCGCGCCGGAGTGGCACGGGGTCCCCGTGACGCCGCAGTCGTGGCAGCAGGTGCTCGACGAGGGCGTCGACCTGCTGTTCGCGGAGTCGGCCTGGCGCGGCAACGGCGGCGCGTGGAACTACGCGATGACGGGCACGAACGCCCCGTCCGCACCGCTGCGGGAGATGGTCGCGGCGTTCCGCGCCAAGGGCGTGCCCACGGTGTTCTGGAACAAGGAGGACCCGCCGAACTACGAGCGCTTCGTCGACACGGCCAGGCTGTTCGACCACGTGCTCACCGTCGACGAGGACTGCGTGCCCCGCTACCGCGAGGACCTCGGCCACGACCGGGTCTCCGTCATGCAGTTCGCGGCCCAGCTCGCGGTGCACAACCCCGCCAACGGCGGGGCGCGGCACCGCTACGACGTCGCCTTCGCCGGGACGTGGTTCGCGGAGAAGCACGAGGACCGCCGCCGCCAGCTGGAGATGCTGCTGGGGGCGGCGAAGGCCGCCCGCGCCGACCTCGACATCTACAGCCGGATGCAGGGGGAGGACCAGCGCTACTGGTTCCCGCCGCGCTGGCAGAAGCACGTGCGCGGCTCGCTGCCGTACCGCTCCATGCTGTCGGCGTACCGCGCGTACAAGGTGTTCCTCAACGTCAACTCCGTGACCGGCTCCCGCACCATGTGCGCCCGGCGCGTGTTCGAGCTGACCTCGTGCGGCACGGCCGTGCTGTCGACGCCGTCCGCCGGCATCGAGGCGACCTTCGGCGACCTCATCGCGACCGCGGACGACGCCGACTCCGCGCGGGACCTGCTGCGCCTGCTGCTCGCCAGCCCCGAGTACCGCGAGCGCGCCGTGCACAAGGCGATGCGCTTCGTGCACCGCCACCACACGTACTCCCACCGCGCCGAGCAGGTGCTCGACCTCGTGGGCGTCCCCACGACGCCGGCCCCCGAGGGCGTCACCGTCGTGATCCCCACCATGCGGCCGCAGAACCTCGAGCAGATCCTGCGCCTCATGGGCGCGCAGACCTACCGCCCGCTGGAGGTCGTGGTCGTCGCGCACGGCTTCGAGGTCGACGACGAGCGCCTCGAGCAGCTGCGCGAGCTGTCGGGCCTCGACGTGCGCGTCGTCCCCGTCTCCGCCGACCGCACGCTCGGGCACTGCATGAGCGTCGGCCTCAGCGCCGTCCGCATGCCGTTCTTCGCCAAGGTCGACGACGACAACTACTACGGCCCGGAGTACCTCGCCGACCTCATGACGGCCTTCGAGTACACCGACGCCGCCGTGGTCGGCAAGCTCGCCCACTACGTGCACCTGCGCAGCGACCAGGCCAACATGCTGCGCTTCGCGGCGCGCGAGCACCGCTTCGTCGACCTCGTGCAGGGCGGCACGATCGTGGGCCGCACCGACGTGTCGCGGGAGGTCGGGTTCTCCGACATCCCCCGTGCCGTCGACACCGACTTCCTCACCCGGCTGCGGGACGCGGGGCACCTCGTGTACTCCGCGGACCGCTACAACTT
- a CDS encoding glycosyltransferase family 4 protein: MPALSLPTRLLLLVRAALTRARTDPSLAGRWLLTRRGAQGRVVSVALRALRPVAPDAVAVLRGAEVTSGRGGLVVWAALAAGRADLADRLSRGGGSDGGPAAVSRLRAATLWQLGRWDEAVAAAPAGSWLHRRLAAERDAQLHPLPGPVPPAAPRPPGLSRPAGEPRVLHLVTNCLPWTRSGYTARTREVLRAQRDAGVQVAVAAAFGYPATILRLPPPGTVVVDGVPHHLLLPRRWPHEVAAERDAAVRLLSDVVRRERPDVLHAHSHHPNAALALEVGRRLGLPVVYEVRGLLHETWAHGRGPGAEDTERYRVHREREAEAWRAADVVLTLGEAMRARVLAAAPGVDVRLVPNAVGAELLEALARPDRAAVRARTRERLGVAEHELLVGSVSSVVGYEGFDVLADALAAPGAPAGVRGLVVGDGADLPRLRERAAALPAGRLLLPGRVAAEDVPAHLAALDVFVVPRTDSTVTRVVTPLKPAEAMAAALPLVVSDLPALREFVDDGVEGLLVPPGDPGALARALARLVDPGRRAAAGEAGRRRVLATRTWSANGRAYRQVYEEVLG; the protein is encoded by the coding sequence ATGCCTGCGTTGTCCCTGCCGACACGGCTGCTCCTGCTCGTGCGGGCGGCCCTCACGCGCGCCCGGACCGACCCGTCGCTCGCGGGCCGGTGGCTGCTCACCCGCCGCGGGGCGCAGGGCCGGGTGGTGTCGGTCGCGCTGCGCGCGCTGCGGCCGGTCGCACCCGACGCGGTGGCGGTCCTGCGCGGCGCCGAGGTGACGTCCGGTCGCGGCGGGCTCGTCGTGTGGGCGGCGCTGGCCGCGGGCCGGGCGGACCTCGCCGACCGGCTCTCCCGCGGCGGCGGCAGCGACGGCGGCCCGGCCGCCGTCTCCCGGCTGCGCGCGGCGACGCTGTGGCAGCTCGGCCGCTGGGACGAGGCGGTGGCCGCCGCCCCCGCCGGGTCGTGGCTGCACCGCCGGCTGGCCGCGGAACGGGACGCGCAGCTGCACCCGCTGCCCGGTCCGGTCCCTCCGGCGGCGCCGCGCCCACCCGGCCTGTCGCGACCGGCCGGGGAGCCGCGCGTGCTGCACCTCGTCACGAACTGCCTGCCGTGGACCCGCAGCGGCTACACCGCCCGCACCCGCGAGGTGCTGCGCGCGCAGCGGGACGCAGGGGTGCAGGTGGCGGTCGCCGCGGCCTTCGGGTACCCGGCCACCATCCTGCGGCTGCCCCCGCCGGGCACGGTCGTCGTCGACGGCGTCCCCCACCACCTGCTGCTCCCCCGGCGCTGGCCGCACGAGGTCGCCGCGGAGCGGGACGCCGCGGTCCGGCTGCTGTCCGACGTCGTGCGCAGGGAGCGCCCCGACGTGCTCCACGCCCACAGCCACCACCCCAACGCCGCCCTCGCGCTGGAGGTGGGGCGGCGCCTCGGCCTGCCGGTCGTCTACGAGGTGCGCGGCCTGCTGCACGAGACGTGGGCGCACGGGCGCGGGCCCGGCGCGGAGGACACCGAGCGCTACCGGGTCCACCGCGAGCGCGAGGCGGAGGCGTGGCGCGCGGCCGACGTCGTCCTCACCCTCGGCGAGGCGATGCGGGCGCGCGTGCTCGCGGCCGCCCCCGGCGTCGACGTCCGGCTCGTGCCGAACGCCGTCGGCGCCGAGCTGCTCGAGGCCCTCGCCCGGCCGGACCGCGCGGCCGTGCGGGCGCGCACCCGGGAGCGCCTCGGCGTGGCCGAGCACGAGCTGCTCGTCGGGTCGGTGTCCAGCGTCGTGGGCTACGAGGGCTTCGACGTGCTCGCGGACGCGCTCGCCGCGCCGGGGGCCCCGGCCGGCGTCCGCGGCCTCGTCGTGGGGGACGGGGCCGACCTGCCGCGGCTGCGGGAGCGGGCGGCCGCGCTGCCGGCGGGGCGGCTGCTGCTGCCGGGCCGGGTCGCGGCCGAGGACGTGCCGGCGCACCTGGCGGCCCTCGACGTCTTCGTCGTGCCGCGGACCGACTCGACCGTCACCCGGGTCGTCACCCCGCTGAAGCCCGCGGAGGCGATGGCCGCCGCGCTGCCGCTCGTGGTGAGCGACCTGCCGGCGCTGCGCGAGTTCGTCGACGACGGCGTCGAGGGCCTGCTCGTGCCGCCCGGCGACCCGGGCGCCCTCGCGCGGGCGCTGGCGCGGCTGGTCGACCCGGGCCGCCGGGCCGCCGCGGGCGAGGCGGGGCGGCGGCGCGTGCTGGCCACGCGCACGTGGTCGGCCAACGGGCGGGCCTATCGTCAGGTGTACGAGGAGGTGCTGGGATGA
- a CDS encoding ABC transporter permease translates to MSAPVLDRDRSARLEELATGARLSLVGRRPGLGTYLQRLWGRRSFLAAMAAGRLRAKNASDRLGVLWLALTPLLAGAAYYLVFGVVLDTRDGVENFVGFLIIGIFFFQYTARGILEGSKSVTSNRKLIQALAFPRAVLPISTVLRQAWEFLPALGIMLAIIAFTDPVLSWRWALLPVLVLMVTVFNLGAVLLTARLTAHVSDVTNVLPFLTRIWLYTSGVFFSFEDRFDDPTALALVQANPMHVYLTLVRDSLLYGETSPPSYWLTGAAWALVLLVVGFVVFWAAEEKYTRD, encoded by the coding sequence ATGAGTGCACCGGTGCTGGACCGCGACCGGTCCGCGCGGCTGGAGGAGCTCGCGACCGGGGCGCGGCTGTCCCTGGTCGGGCGCCGCCCCGGCCTCGGCACCTACCTGCAGCGGCTGTGGGGGCGGCGCTCGTTCCTCGCGGCGATGGCCGCGGGCCGGCTGCGCGCGAAGAACGCCTCGGACCGGCTGGGCGTGCTGTGGCTCGCGCTCACGCCCCTGCTCGCCGGCGCCGCGTACTACCTCGTCTTCGGGGTGGTGCTCGACACCCGGGACGGCGTGGAGAACTTCGTCGGGTTCCTCATCATCGGGATCTTCTTCTTCCAGTACACCGCGCGCGGCATCCTCGAGGGCTCCAAGTCGGTGACGAGCAACCGCAAGCTCATCCAGGCGCTCGCCTTCCCGCGGGCGGTGCTGCCGATCTCCACGGTGCTGCGGCAGGCGTGGGAGTTCCTCCCCGCCCTGGGGATCATGCTCGCGATCATCGCCTTCACCGACCCCGTCCTGTCGTGGCGGTGGGCGCTGCTGCCGGTGCTCGTGCTCATGGTGACGGTCTTCAACCTCGGGGCGGTGCTCCTCACGGCCCGGCTCACCGCGCACGTGAGCGACGTGACCAACGTGCTGCCGTTCCTCACGCGCATCTGGCTGTACACCTCGGGGGTCTTCTTCTCCTTCGAGGACCGCTTCGACGACCCGACCGCCCTCGCCCTCGTTCAGGCCAACCCGATGCACGTGTACCTCACCCTCGTGCGGGACTCGCTGCTGTACGGCGAGACGAGCCCGCCGTCGTACTGGCTGACGGGCGCCGCGTGGGCGCTCGTGCTCCTCGTGGTCGGCTTCGTCGTGTTCTGGGCGGCGGAGGAGAAGTACACCCGTGACTGA
- a CDS encoding ABC transporter ATP-binding protein → MTDTREQAAPAVTPATPDAPPSVVLDDVSVTFRVNVDGRRKGADGARPDRVTTVQAVRGMSLVVRRGEAVGVIGKNGSGKSTLLRAIAGLAPVTGGRVWAASDPTLLGVNAALVPALSGARNIVLGCLALGMTRREAQAAFDDIVDFAGIGDAVYRPMSTYSSGMGSRLRFAITTARVPDILLVDEALNTGDADFRERSETRINELRAQAGSVFLVSHSMATVEQTCSRVVWMDNGVLRLDGPTDYVVKRYRNYFAQRKLARAEGRSDPPLPGPVLGLDEQLRAVHADPQDDRWQRG, encoded by the coding sequence GTGACTGACACGCGCGAGCAGGCGGCGCCCGCCGTCACCCCCGCGACCCCGGACGCCCCGCCCTCGGTCGTCCTCGACGACGTGTCCGTCACGTTCCGCGTCAACGTCGACGGGCGTCGCAAGGGCGCCGACGGTGCCCGCCCGGACCGGGTGACGACCGTGCAGGCCGTGCGCGGCATGTCGCTGGTCGTGCGCCGCGGCGAGGCGGTCGGCGTCATCGGCAAGAACGGCTCCGGCAAGAGCACGCTGCTGCGCGCGATCGCCGGGCTCGCGCCCGTCACGGGCGGGCGGGTGTGGGCGGCGTCGGACCCGACCCTGCTCGGCGTGAACGCCGCGCTCGTGCCCGCGCTGTCCGGCGCGCGCAACATCGTGCTCGGCTGCCTCGCGCTCGGCATGACCCGGCGCGAGGCGCAGGCGGCCTTCGACGACATCGTCGACTTCGCGGGCATCGGCGACGCGGTGTACCGGCCCATGTCGACCTACTCCTCGGGCATGGGCTCCCGGCTGCGCTTCGCCATCACGACGGCGCGCGTGCCCGACATCCTCCTCGTCGACGAGGCCCTCAACACCGGTGACGCCGACTTCCGCGAGCGCTCCGAGACGCGGATCAACGAGCTGCGCGCCCAGGCGGGGTCGGTGTTCCTCGTGAGCCACAGCATGGCGACGGTCGAGCAGACCTGCTCGCGGGTCGTGTGGATGGACAACGGCGTGCTCCGCCTCGACGGGCCGACGGACTACGTCGTCAAGCGCTACCGCAACTACTTCGCGCAGCGGAAGCTCGCCCGCGCGGAGGGCCGGTCGGACCCGCCGCTGCCGGGCCCCGTGCTCGGCCTGGACGAGCAGCTGCGGGCCGTGCACGCCGACCCGCAGGACGACCGCTGGCAGCGGGGCTGA
- a CDS encoding NAD-dependent epimerase/dehydratase family protein gives MSRWVVLGGSGFVGRAVLAAAAAAGHDARALPAPRLSAPVGSTPEQLLDLARLPAERLAPALAGSDVVVNAAGLAAPGAAASPGLTGADALLPVVVVLAARRAGTPRVVHVSSAAVQGERAVLDASDELDPRSPYAAAKAAGERTLALLRPHTAPRVVVARATSVQGPDRATTRRLERLARSRLSSVAGAGEDPVPVTSAEGLGAWVVALGEDPDPPDVALQPWEGWTTASLLRALGGHEPRHLPVGLARALVGAGYGVSRVLGGRGRAAVRRVELVWFGQRQEPERPTRT, from the coding sequence GTGAGCCGCTGGGTGGTCCTCGGCGGCAGCGGGTTCGTCGGCCGGGCCGTGCTGGCCGCGGCGGCGGCCGCGGGCCACGACGCCCGTGCGCTGCCCGCGCCCCGGCTGAGCGCACCCGTGGGGAGCACGCCCGAGCAGCTGCTCGACCTCGCCCGGCTGCCCGCGGAGCGCCTCGCCCCGGCCCTGGCGGGCAGCGACGTGGTCGTCAACGCGGCGGGGCTCGCGGCGCCCGGCGCCGCCGCCTCGCCCGGCCTCACCGGCGCGGACGCCCTGCTGCCGGTCGTCGTGGTCCTCGCGGCCCGCCGGGCGGGCACGCCGCGGGTCGTGCACGTGTCCTCGGCCGCCGTGCAGGGCGAGCGCGCCGTCCTCGACGCCTCCGACGAGCTCGACCCCCGCAGCCCCTACGCCGCGGCCAAGGCGGCGGGGGAGCGCACCCTCGCCCTGCTCCGGCCCCACACCGCGCCCCGCGTCGTCGTCGCCCGCGCGACGAGCGTGCAGGGGCCCGACCGGGCCACGACCCGCCGGCTCGAGCGCCTGGCCCGCTCCCGCCTGTCCAGCGTGGCCGGCGCGGGGGAGGACCCGGTGCCCGTGACGAGCGCCGAGGGGCTCGGGGCGTGGGTCGTCGCGCTCGGCGAGGACCCCGACCCGCCCGACGTCGCGCTGCAGCCGTGGGAGGGCTGGACGACGGCGTCGCTGCTGCGCGCCCTCGGCGGCCACGAGCCGCGGCACCTGCCGGTCGGGCTCGCCCGCGCGCTCGTCGGCGCGGGCTACGGCGTCTCGCGCGTGCTCGGCGGGCGCGGGCGCGCCGCGGTGCGCCGGGTCGAGCTCGTGTGGTTCGGCCAGCGGCAGGAGCCCGAGCGCCCGACCCGGACGTGA
- a CDS encoding glycosyltransferase family 4 protein, which produces MRVTLLTHYYEPEVGAPQRRWTAFVPRLVAAGHEVTVVTTVPHYPVGRAAAGAPRPGRHTGRHGETVVRVPYVPYDGGRGRRALDQLRVAVGGLPAGLRSRPDVVVATVPGLPTLVVGRLVASLARARLVVEMRDAWPDLLHDAGAGPAPVRAVLARAVTALQVGADAVVAVSARFAGTLRGRGARRVVHVANGTELAATPPLPPVTAPGAEEPLRVLYAGTVGESQAVHVAVRALALCPPGTVTLTVVGHGAALPQVRAERARLPEPDLVRVLPPTDPAGVRALLVEHHTALVTLRDWPSFRATVPSKLYELLAAGRHVSAAVAGEAADTVRAAGGGDVVPPEDPAALAALWRDLRAAPERLDVGGAPRAWVAAEADDAVLAGRWLALLEDLA; this is translated from the coding sequence ATGCGCGTCACGCTGCTCACCCACTACTACGAGCCCGAGGTGGGCGCGCCGCAGCGGCGCTGGACCGCCTTCGTGCCGCGGCTGGTCGCCGCCGGGCACGAGGTGACGGTCGTGACGACCGTCCCGCACTACCCCGTGGGCCGCGCGGCGGCGGGCGCGCCCCGGCCCGGGCGGCACACCGGCCGGCACGGCGAGACCGTCGTGCGCGTGCCGTACGTGCCCTACGACGGCGGGCGCGGGCGCCGCGCGCTCGACCAGCTGCGGGTCGCGGTGGGCGGGCTGCCCGCCGGGCTCCGCTCGCGGCCCGACGTCGTCGTCGCGACCGTGCCCGGCCTGCCGACGCTCGTCGTGGGGCGCCTCGTCGCGAGCCTCGCCCGCGCCCGGCTCGTGGTGGAGATGCGCGACGCCTGGCCCGACCTGCTGCACGACGCCGGCGCCGGCCCGGCCCCGGTGCGGGCGGTGCTGGCCCGGGCCGTCACCGCGCTGCAGGTCGGCGCGGACGCCGTCGTGGCCGTGAGCGCCCGGTTCGCCGGGACGCTGCGCGGGCGCGGCGCGCGCCGCGTCGTCCACGTCGCGAACGGCACCGAGCTCGCCGCCACCCCGCCCCTGCCGCCCGTGACGGCGCCCGGCGCGGAGGAGCCGCTGCGGGTGCTGTACGCCGGGACGGTCGGGGAGAGCCAGGCGGTGCACGTGGCGGTGCGGGCGCTCGCGCTGTGCCCGCCCGGCACCGTCACGCTCACCGTCGTCGGGCACGGCGCGGCCCTGCCGCAGGTGCGTGCCGAGCGCGCGCGGCTGCCCGAGCCGGACCTCGTCCGGGTGCTGCCGCCGACGGACCCCGCCGGGGTGCGGGCCCTGCTCGTGGAGCACCACACCGCGCTCGTCACGCTGCGGGACTGGCCCTCGTTCCGGGCGACGGTGCCGTCGAAGCTCTACGAGCTCCTCGCGGCGGGCCGGCACGTGAGCGCCGCCGTGGCCGGGGAGGCCGCCGACACCGTCCGGGCGGCCGGTGGCGGGGACGTCGTGCCGCCGGAGGACCCCGCCGCGCTCGCGGCGCTGTGGCGGGACCTGCGCGCGGCGCCGGAGCGCCTCGACGTCGGGGGCGCCCCCCGGGCGTGGGTCGCGGCCGAGGCGGACGACGCCGTGCTCGCCGGGCGCTGGCTCGCGCTGCTCGAGGACCTCGCGTGA
- a CDS encoding UDP-phosphate glycosyltransferase, whose amino-acid sequence MSDLGASLVVAAVAAVVTAVVSLALPDLLRRAHLLDAPGDRSSHTVPTPRGGGIAVLLGVVAAALAALALAPAAPVLGGGWLPSLAGVAVAAGLVGLVDDARGVPPAVRAVLQLVVGAGAGLLVVALDDVSWVWVPVAAVATAAYVNAVNFMDGLNTMTGLHCLVAGAGFAVMGVVTVDRSPADTGWLLPAGLVVAAAGAAFLPFNGASGGPARLFLGDVGSYGVGAMVAFLAGAGFLTGLPLEMALAPLVVWLADTAHTLVLRVAAGERWYLPHRTHAYQRLTDAGWSHRQVSLAAAGATALAVALATAVAEQALVWRLAGGVLLVLLGWAWVKLPAWLGHPSPWGAVARARRA is encoded by the coding sequence GTGAGCGACCTCGGCGCCTCCCTCGTCGTCGCCGCGGTCGCCGCCGTCGTCACCGCCGTGGTGTCCCTCGCGCTGCCGGACCTGCTGCGCCGGGCGCACCTGCTCGACGCCCCCGGCGACCGCTCGTCGCACACGGTGCCGACGCCGCGCGGCGGTGGCATCGCCGTGCTGCTCGGCGTCGTCGCCGCCGCTCTCGCCGCGCTCGCGCTCGCCCCCGCGGCGCCGGTCCTCGGCGGCGGCTGGCTGCCGTCGCTCGCGGGGGTGGCCGTGGCCGCGGGGCTCGTCGGTCTCGTCGACGACGCACGGGGCGTGCCGCCCGCGGTGCGGGCGGTCCTGCAGCTCGTCGTCGGCGCGGGGGCGGGCCTGCTCGTCGTCGCCCTGGACGACGTCAGCTGGGTGTGGGTGCCGGTGGCGGCGGTCGCGACCGCCGCGTACGTCAACGCCGTCAACTTCATGGACGGGCTCAACACCATGACGGGCCTGCACTGCCTCGTCGCGGGCGCCGGCTTCGCCGTGATGGGCGTCGTCACCGTCGACCGGTCCCCGGCGGACACGGGCTGGCTCCTGCCCGCGGGCCTCGTCGTGGCCGCGGCCGGGGCCGCGTTCCTGCCGTTCAACGGCGCCTCGGGCGGGCCCGCGCGGCTGTTCCTCGGCGACGTCGGCTCCTACGGGGTCGGGGCGATGGTCGCGTTCCTCGCCGGCGCGGGGTTCCTCACCGGTCTGCCGCTGGAGATGGCGCTCGCGCCGCTGGTCGTGTGGCTCGCCGACACCGCCCACACCCTCGTGCTGCGGGTCGCGGCGGGGGAGCGCTGGTACCTGCCGCACCGCACCCACGCCTACCAGCGGCTCACCGACGCCGGCTGGTCGCACCGGCAGGTGTCGCTCGCCGCCGCCGGCGCCACCGCGCTCGCCGTCGCGCTCGCCACGGCCGTCGCCGAGCAGGCGCTCGTGTGGCGCCTGGCCGGGGGCGTGCTGCTGGTCCTGCTCGGCTGGGCGTGGGTCAAGCTGCCCGCGTGGCTCGGCCACCCCTCCCCGTGGGGTGCGGTCGCGCGCGCCCGGCGCGCCTGA
- a CDS encoding nucleoside-diphosphate sugar epimerase/dehydratase, whose amino-acid sequence MDSGSDDVAPADAAAGGGRGPRSEPGHRRGSTFVRWWTGPTKAGLDAVVLIGATLLTVTARLDLTAFRTVDPVGLVWYLLVVVVVLLAVGTAVVYRGQYRYGSFEEISVLAVVVGVSAVAGLAFTVLVTASDGLRVVPLSVPVVSAAIALIGMAGLRWIGRRAIDAQSAPGSDTERVLVLGAGESGYQVIRAMLKDPSSPYRPVGLVDDDPGKKNLRIEGVRVLGTSAQLADLARRTGASTVVLAVRTASAADVRQLTATSRAAGLRLLSVPSTSRMLGSQIELGDIRALTVEDLLGRHQISTDVHEIAMYLTGRRVLVTGAGGSIGSELCRQIHAFHPAALVMLERDESALHAVQLSIEGHALLEDRNLVLADIRDPERLREVFAEHRPDVVFHAAALKHLPLVEAHPGEALQSNVWGTLNVLRAAKDAGVERFINISTDKAADPTSVLGWSKRVAERLTADFARDGSLYMSVRFGNVLGSRGSVLHTFADQVARGGPVTVTDRRVTRYFMTVPEAVELVIQCGAIGGAGESLVLDMGEPVLIAEIAARIADLAGATVQVVETGLRPGEKLHEDLIGAAEVGTRRSHPLITHVPVPPLPADAVVHLDPHRPRTEVVAALRAASESGLVGAPRRPGSEVGAT is encoded by the coding sequence GTGGACAGCGGGTCCGACGACGTGGCGCCCGCGGACGCGGCGGCGGGCGGGGGGCGCGGCCCGCGGTCCGAGCCCGGCCACCGCCGCGGCAGCACGTTCGTGCGCTGGTGGACCGGCCCGACCAAGGCCGGCCTCGACGCGGTCGTCCTCATCGGCGCGACGCTCCTCACCGTCACGGCCCGCCTCGACCTCACCGCCTTCCGCACCGTCGACCCCGTCGGCCTCGTCTGGTACCTGCTCGTCGTGGTCGTGGTCCTGCTGGCCGTCGGCACGGCGGTCGTGTACCGCGGGCAGTACCGCTACGGCTCGTTCGAGGAGATCAGCGTCCTGGCGGTCGTCGTGGGCGTGTCCGCCGTGGCCGGGCTCGCCTTCACCGTCCTCGTCACCGCCTCCGACGGCCTGCGCGTCGTGCCGCTGTCGGTGCCCGTCGTGTCCGCCGCGATCGCGCTCATCGGCATGGCCGGGCTGCGCTGGATCGGGCGGCGCGCCATCGACGCGCAGTCCGCCCCCGGGTCCGACACCGAGCGGGTCCTCGTCCTCGGGGCGGGCGAGAGCGGCTACCAGGTGATCCGGGCGATGCTGAAGGACCCTTCGAGCCCCTACCGGCCCGTCGGGCTCGTGGACGACGACCCGGGCAAGAAGAACCTCCGCATCGAGGGCGTGCGCGTCCTCGGCACGAGCGCGCAGCTCGCCGACCTCGCGCGGCGCACGGGGGCGAGCACGGTCGTGCTCGCCGTCCGCACCGCGTCGGCGGCGGACGTCCGCCAGCTGACGGCGACCAGCCGGGCGGCGGGCCTGCGGCTGCTGAGCGTGCCGAGCACGAGCCGCATGCTCGGCAGCCAGATCGAGCTCGGCGACATCCGGGCGCTCACGGTCGAGGACCTGCTCGGCCGGCACCAGATCTCCACCGACGTGCACGAGATCGCGATGTACCTGACGGGGCGCCGGGTGCTCGTGACCGGGGCGGGCGGGTCGATCGGGTCCGAGCTGTGCCGGCAGATCCACGCGTTCCACCCGGCGGCGCTCGTCATGCTCGAGCGCGACGAGTCGGCGCTGCACGCGGTCCAGCTGAGCATCGAGGGCCACGCGCTGCTCGAGGACCGCAACCTCGTGCTCGCCGACATCCGCGACCCCGAGCGGCTGCGAGAGGTGTTCGCCGAGCACCGCCCGGACGTCGTGTTCCACGCCGCCGCGCTCAAGCACCTGCCGCTCGTGGAGGCCCACCCCGGCGAGGCGCTGCAGAGCAACGTGTGGGGCACCCTCAACGTGCTGCGGGCCGCGAAGGACGCGGGCGTCGAGCGGTTCATCAACATCTCCACCGACAAGGCCGCCGACCCCACGAGCGTGCTCGGCTGGTCCAAGCGCGTCGCGGAGCGGCTCACCGCCGACTTCGCCCGCGACGGCTCGCTGTACATGAGCGTGCGCTTCGGCAACGTGCTCGGCAGCCGCGGCTCGGTGCTCCACACCTTCGCCGACCAGGTGGCCCGCGGCGGCCCGGTGACCGTCACCGACCGTCGCGTCACCCGGTACTTCATGACCGTGCCGGAGGCCGTCGAGCTCGTCATCCAGTGCGGCGCGATCGGCGGGGCGGGCGAGAGCCTCGTCCTCGACATGGGCGAGCCCGTCCTCATCGCCGAGATCGCGGCGCGGATCGCCGACCTCGCCGGCGCGACCGTGCAGGTCGTCGAGACCGGGCTGCGCCCGGGGGAGAAGCTGCACGAGGACCTCATCGGCGCGGCCGAGGTCGGCACCCGCCGCTCGCACCCGCTCATCACCCACGTGCCGGTGCCGCCGCTGCCGGCCGACGCCGTCGTCCACCTCGACCCGCACCGGCCCCGCACCGAGGTCGTCGCGGCGCTGCGCGCGGCCTCGGAGTCCGGGCTCGTCGGCGCGCCGCGGCGCCCGGGGAGCGAGGTCGGCGCCACGTGA